A window of Streptomyces sp. NBC_01224 genomic DNA:
GTGCGCTGCCGCCCCATGCCTCGGGGCTGATGTCACCGACCGCGTTGACGACGACGGCGAGGATCGTGCCGACCACGATCCCGATCAGGATCGCGCCGGGCACATTACGGGCCTGGAGCATGAAGATGAGCAGCAGGGTGACGCAGAAGAGCAGTACGGGCCAGCCGGAGAGCTGCCCGCCGACGCCGAGCGTGACCGGGGCGCCCTTGCCCACGAAGCCGGCGTTGACCAGGCCGATCAGCGCGATGAACATGCCGATGCCGATGGTGATGCCGTGCTTCAGGGCCAGGGGTATCGCGTTCATGATGATCTCGCGCAACCCGGTGACGACCAGCAGCACGATCACCGCGCCGTACATCACACACATGCCCATGGCCTGCGGCCAGGTCATATGGGGTGCCACCTGGGTGGCGAGCACGCCGGAGACGGAGAGCCCCGCGGCGAGAGCGAGCGGCACCTTGCCGATGAAGCCCATCAGCAGGGTGGAGACGGCTGCGGCGAGCGCGGTCGCCGTGATCAGCCCGGCGTGGCTGAGGCGGTGGCCCGCCGCATCCGGGCCGGACAGCAGGAGCGGGTTGAGCAGAAGGATGTAACACATCGCCATGAAGGTGGTGATGCCGCCGCGCACTTCGCGTGCGACGGTGGAGCCACGGTCGGAGATGTGGAAGTACCGGTCGAGCCAGGATCTTCCGGCGGGGACGCGCGAGCCCGGGCCCGCATCCTCCGCACTGGTCCTGGGCTCCACTGACTGCTGGGTCATGATGCCTGACTCCCAAGGTTCACAGGGGCACCCGCGATGAAGAATCGATATGCGGGATTTGGGATGACTGCGCTGGCGGCACGACCCGGGGGACGGCCCGAGACGAACTGTTCATGCAGAGTGGAATGTGACGTGTTGCATGCGGCGTCACCCGCACTGCGGTACTGCGGTACTGCGGTACTGCGGTACCGCTACTACGGGTACTGCGTAGTACTGCTTGTTCGGTGCACGGTGGAATCAATGGCCGTGAGCGGTACGGCACTTGGTCACTCCGGGCGGTGCGGGCGGCGGAAGTGTGACGTGCCTGGGAGGCACGCACCGCCCGGAGAGTTCAGGAGGAAACAGTGACTCAGGTGCCGGTGATGTGCTCGGGGCGTACCGGCGTCCTGTTGAGCTCCAGGCCCGTCGCGTTCCGGATCGCCGCGAGAACGGCCGGGGTCGACGAGAGGGTAGGGGCCTCACCGATGCCACGGAGCCCGTACGGGGCGTGGTCGTCGGCGAGTTCGAGGACATCGACCGGGATCGTCGGGGTGTCCAGGATGGTGGGGATCAGATAGTCCGTGAAGGACGGGTTGCGCACCTTCGCGGTCTTCGGGTCGACGATGATCTCCTCCATGACGGCGACGCCCAGGCCCTGGGTGGTGCCGCCCTGGATCTGTCCTTCGACGGACAGCGGATTGAGGGCCTTGCCGACGTCCTGGGCGCAGGCCAGTTCGATGACCTTGACCAGGCCGAGTTCGGTGTCGACCTCCACGACCGCGCGGTGGGCGGCGAAGGAGTACTGGACATGGCCATTGCCCTGACCGGTACGGAGGTCGAACGCCTCGGTGGGCCGGTGACGCCACTCCAGCTCGATGTCGACCGCCTCGTCCTCCAGTACGTCGACCAGATCGGCCAGCACCTCGCCGCCGTCGGTGACGACCTTGCCGCCCTCCAGGAGCAGTTCGGCGGTGGCCCAGGCGGGGTGGTACGTACCGAACTTGCGGCGGCCCATCTCCAGGACCTTCTCGCGGACGGCCTCGCAGGAGTGCTTCACTGCACCGCCGGTGACATACGTCTGCCGGGAGGCGGAGGTGGAGCCGGCCGAGCCGACCTGGGTGTCGGCCGGGTGGATGGTGACCTGGGCGACACCGAGTTCGGTGCGGGCGATCTGGGCGTGGACGGTGACCCCGCCCTGCCCGACCTCGGCCATCGCGGTGTGCACGGTCGCGACAGGTTCGCCGCCGATGACCTCCATGCGCACCCGGGCGGTGGAGTAGTCGTCGAAGCCCTCGGAGAAGCCGACGTTCTTGAGGCCGACCGCGTAGCCGATGCCGCGCACGACGCCTTCGCCGTGGGTGGTGTTGGACAGTCCGCCGGGCAGGGCCCGTACATCGGCCTGCTCGCCGGCCACCTCCCACTGGCGCTCGGGCGGCAGCGGCCTGGCCTTGACCCGGCGCAGCAGCTCGGCGACCGGGGCGGGCGAGTCGACGACCTGTCCGGTCGGCAGGAGGGAGCCATGCTCCATGGCGTTGAGCTGTCTGAACTCGACCGGGTCCATGGAGAGTTCGGCGGCGATCTTGTCCATCTGGGCCTCGTAGGCGAAGCATGCCTGGACCGCGCCGAAGCCGCGCATGGCGCCGCACGGCGGATTGTTGGTGTAGAGCGCGATGGCCTCGATGTCGACGTCGTCGATCACGTACGGACCGAC
This region includes:
- a CDS encoding xanthine dehydrogenase family protein molybdopterin-binding subunit, yielding MGVTGNPTSINQGTRTKGGIGESTLRPDGILKVTGEFAYSSDMWHEDMLWGHTLRSTVAHAEIVSIDTSEALATSGVYAVLTYDDLPTSVKNYGLEIQDTPVLAHGKVRHHGEPVALVAADHPETARRAAAKIKIDYRELPVITDEASATAPDAILVHEGRDDHHAGHVPHPNIVHRQPIVRGDADAAAARADVIVSGEYVFGMQDQAFLGPESGLAVPAEDGGVDLYVATQWLHSDLRQIAPVLGLPEDKVRMTLSGVGGAFGGREDLSMQIHACLLALRTGKPVKIVYNRFESFFGHVHRHPAKLWYEHGATRDGKLTHMKCRIVLDGGAYASASPAVVGNASSLSVGPYVIDDVDIEAIALYTNNPPCGAMRGFGAVQACFAYEAQMDKIAAELSMDPVEFRQLNAMEHGSLLPTGQVVDSPAPVAELLRRVKARPLPPERQWEVAGEQADVRALPGGLSNTTHGEGVVRGIGYAVGLKNVGFSEGFDDYSTARVRMEVIGGEPVATVHTAMAEVGQGGVTVHAQIARTELGVAQVTIHPADTQVGSAGSTSASRQTYVTGGAVKHSCEAVREKVLEMGRRKFGTYHPAWATAELLLEGGKVVTDGGEVLADLVDVLEDEAVDIELEWRHRPTEAFDLRTGQGNGHVQYSFAAHRAVVEVDTELGLVKVIELACAQDVGKALNPLSVEGQIQGGTTQGLGVAVMEEIIVDPKTAKVRNPSFTDYLIPTILDTPTIPVDVLELADDHAPYGLRGIGEAPTLSSTPAVLAAIRNATGLELNRTPVRPEHITGT
- a CDS encoding NCS2 family permease; this encodes MTQQSVEPRTSAEDAGPGSRVPAGRSWLDRYFHISDRGSTVAREVRGGITTFMAMCYILLLNPLLLSGPDAAGHRLSHAGLITATALAAAVSTLLMGFIGKVPLALAAGLSVSGVLATQVAPHMTWPQAMGMCVMYGAVIVLLVVTGLREIIMNAIPLALKHGITIGIGMFIALIGLVNAGFVGKGAPVTLGVGGQLSGWPVLLFCVTLLLIFMLQARNVPGAILIGIVVGTILAVVVNAVGDISPEAWGGSAPELQGSAVSMPDFGLFGHVEFGGWGDIGVMTVGMIVFTLVLAGFFDAMATIIGVGTEAGLADSKGRMPGLSKALFIDGAGGAIGGVSGASGQTVFIESATGVGEGARTGLSSVVTGVLFVAGLFFTPLAQIVPGPIAAAALVVIGAMMMQNARHVDWSDRSVAVPVFLTVALMPFTYSITAGVGAGVISFAAIKAAQGKFREVGAFMWVLTGVFVVYFALSPIESWIGAK